A part of Larkinella insperata genomic DNA contains:
- a CDS encoding T9SS type A sorting domain-containing protein, giving the protein MKMITTFLFVLSAVPAFSTHILGGYIQVRNVSPATYEIIVRLYLERSGTSQQEISIPVCFDDGSEPVTAARSSSLALEGGILLNEYRTTRSFNGSGSGNRTVAVSIPNRTDSRNVPSALSIPFYIQTTFTTAQINTTPVFEDLDNRLTGLANQKVEYNFLAKDSEGDSVVHYLVRVQSGGCDQGGQPVAGYTFPNDVTRRGVFSVGPQTGQLVWNAPTETGNYGFAVAAEEWRNGQRISETVFDMIALIVDNAGGTPGTIPPYEPALPGGLLTGWEEPSNDPDITVAAYPSPSPNRFLVKLKSRKPTTATFQLLDNQGRLIQEVTTRKASQEIEERIGPEKLAPGLYLIRTSVRGRVYTSKVLKQ; this is encoded by the coding sequence ATGAAAATGATTACTACATTCCTGTTCGTTTTGAGCGCAGTCCCGGCATTCAGTACGCACATACTGGGCGGCTACATTCAGGTGCGAAACGTATCTCCTGCCACGTATGAAATCATCGTCAGGCTTTACTTGGAACGTTCGGGAACCAGTCAGCAGGAAATATCCATACCCGTTTGCTTTGATGACGGCTCCGAACCCGTCACGGCAGCCCGAAGCAGTAGCCTCGCGCTGGAAGGCGGTATCCTGCTGAATGAGTACCGAACAACGCGCTCGTTCAACGGCAGCGGTTCCGGCAACCGAACGGTAGCCGTGTCCATCCCCAATCGCACCGACTCCCGCAATGTTCCGTCGGCGCTCAGCATTCCTTTTTACATCCAGACGACCTTCACCACCGCACAAATCAACACCACACCGGTCTTTGAAGATCTCGACAATCGGCTGACCGGCCTGGCCAATCAGAAAGTCGAATACAATTTTCTGGCAAAAGATTCCGAAGGCGATAGCGTGGTGCATTACTTGGTCCGGGTGCAAAGTGGGGGTTGCGACCAGGGAGGCCAACCCGTCGCCGGTTACACGTTCCCTAACGACGTAACGCGCCGGGGAGTTTTCAGCGTTGGTCCGCAGACCGGCCAACTGGTCTGGAACGCCCCTACTGAAACGGGAAATTACGGCTTTGCGGTAGCGGCTGAAGAGTGGCGCAACGGCCAGCGAATCAGCGAAACGGTATTCGACATGATAGCCCTGATTGTCGATAACGCTGGCGGGACGCCCGGTACGATTCCACCTTACGAACCTGCGCTACCCGGAGGGCTGCTGACGGGTTGGGAAGAGCCCTCCAACGATCCGGATATTACGGTTGCGGCTTACCCGAGTCCATCCCCGAACCGCTTCCTGGTGAAGCTAAAGAGCCGTAAACCCACCACGGCCACGTTTCAGTTGCTGGACAACCAGGGCCGGTTGATTCAGGAAGTGACCACCCGGAAAGCGTCGCAGGAGATTGAAGAGCGAATCGGGCCTGAAAAACTGGCACCGGGTCTGTATCTGATTAGAACGTCGGTGCGGGGGCGGGTGTATACCAGCAAAGTGCTGAAGCAATAA
- a CDS encoding radical SAM protein, which translates to MRLVSHPVLCNYYVTYRCNASCSFCDIWERPSPYVTLENVRDNLRDLKRLGVRVVDFTGGEPLLHRQLDEFLREAKKLGLITTITTNGLLYPKYAERLRGLIDMLHFSLDSPIAEEHDQSRGVKCFDKVMESIALARQLGERPDILFTVFEHNVHQIKQLHEEICLPNNLVLILNPVFEYNEVETGAGFTEKSLQEMTWWGKQKNVYLNDAFIQLRRDGGNHVEDPVCLAGSTTLVISPENKLVLPCYHLGLKDFPIEGDLYNLYRSEEVQKLVALEGRLPGCEGCAINCYMQPSFAVEMNRYWWKALPSTLKYNRIKGTWKQLF; encoded by the coding sequence ATGCGTCTGGTTTCCCACCCCGTCTTGTGCAACTACTACGTGACCTATCGCTGCAACGCGAGCTGTAGTTTTTGTGATATCTGGGAGCGTCCTTCGCCGTATGTGACGCTGGAAAACGTGCGCGACAACCTGCGGGATCTGAAGCGGCTGGGCGTTCGGGTGGTTGATTTCACGGGGGGCGAACCGCTGCTGCACCGCCAACTGGACGAATTCCTGCGCGAAGCCAAGAAGCTCGGTCTGATTACCACTATCACGACCAACGGCCTTTTGTATCCGAAATACGCCGAACGGTTGCGGGGCCTGATTGACATGCTGCATTTTTCTCTGGATTCGCCGATTGCCGAGGAACACGACCAATCGCGCGGTGTCAAGTGCTTTGATAAAGTGATGGAGTCCATCGCCCTGGCCCGGCAATTGGGGGAGCGGCCGGACATTCTGTTTACGGTGTTCGAGCACAACGTCCACCAGATCAAACAACTGCACGAAGAAATCTGCCTGCCCAACAATTTGGTGCTGATCCTGAACCCGGTTTTCGAATACAACGAGGTGGAAACCGGGGCCGGATTTACCGAAAAGTCGTTACAGGAAATGACGTGGTGGGGCAAACAGAAAAACGTATACCTCAACGACGCTTTCATTCAGCTCCGGCGCGATGGCGGCAACCACGTTGAAGACCCGGTTTGCCTGGCAGGCAGCACCACGCTCGTCATCTCGCCCGAAAACAAACTGGTGTTGCCGTGTTACCACCTCGGGTTGAAAGATTTCCCCATCGAGGGCGATTTGTACAACCTGTACCGTTCGGAGGAAGTGCAGAAGCTGGTGGCGCTGGAGGGCCGGCTGCCGGGCTGTGAAGGTTGCGCCATCAATTGCTACATGCAGCCTTCGTTTGCGGTGGAAATGAACCGGTATTGGTGGAAAGCCCTGCCGAGCACCTTGAAATACAACCGCATCAAAGGCACCTGGAAACAGCTCTTTTGA
- the accD gene encoding acetyl-CoA carboxylase, carboxyltransferase subunit beta: MSWFIRKEKGINTPTEMKREAPDGLWYQCPNCKKIMHTREHKLNAYTCVHCNYHEKIGSEAYFSLLFDDGAFTELDANMTSADPLKFVDTKPYPERVKASIAKTNLKDAVRSAYGKMNEQDVTVACMDFNFIGGSMGSVVGEKIARAIDHSLKTRTPFLMISRSGGARMMEAGYSLMQMAKTSAKLALLSNEKIPYVSLLTDPTTGGVTASFAMLGDFNIAEPGALIGFAGPRVIRETIGKNLPEGFQSAEFVLEHGFLDFIVDRKDLKDKLTTLFKMLQ, from the coding sequence ATGTCGTGGTTTATCCGTAAAGAAAAAGGGATCAATACACCGACCGAAATGAAGCGCGAAGCGCCGGACGGTTTGTGGTACCAATGCCCGAATTGCAAGAAAATAATGCACACGCGGGAGCACAAGCTAAACGCTTACACCTGCGTACACTGCAACTACCACGAGAAAATTGGTTCGGAAGCGTACTTCTCGCTGCTTTTCGACGACGGAGCGTTTACCGAATTGGATGCTAACATGACTTCGGCCGACCCGCTGAAGTTTGTTGATACGAAGCCGTATCCGGAGCGGGTGAAAGCCAGCATTGCCAAAACGAACCTGAAAGACGCGGTTCGGTCGGCTTACGGCAAAATGAATGAGCAGGATGTTACGGTGGCCTGTATGGATTTCAATTTCATCGGCGGCTCCATGGGCTCGGTGGTGGGTGAGAAGATTGCACGGGCTATTGATCATTCACTGAAAACCCGGACCCCGTTCCTGATGATTTCACGGTCGGGGGGCGCCCGGATGATGGAAGCCGGTTATTCGCTGATGCAAATGGCCAAAACCTCGGCCAAGCTGGCGCTGCTGTCGAACGAGAAAATACCGTATGTTTCCCTGCTGACCGATCCGACAACCGGGGGCGTTACGGCTTCTTTCGCCATGCTGGGCGATTTTAACATCGCCGAACCGGGCGCCCTGATCGGGTTTGCCGGGCCGCGGGTGATTCGCGAAACCATCGGTAAAAACCTGCCCGAAGGGTTTCAGAGCGCCGAGTTTGTCCTCGAACACGGTTTTCTGGACTTTATCGTCGATCGGAAGGACCTGAAAGATAAGCTGACGACCTTGTTTAAAATGTTGCAGTAA
- a CDS encoding DNA alkylation repair protein has product MTYEDVKAELLALGNPEKASFFKRFFKTGPGQYGEGDQFLGISVPPQRVVAQKYRLLPLDETEKLVRDPFHECRLTGLIIWTNQARRSGEANRKLIFDYYLRNKSFVNNWDLVDTSCPEIVGTYLLDKDRSVLYELVGENQLWSQRIAMVSTIAFIRKNQFQDAFQLAERLLDHRHDLMHKAVGWMLREVGKKNSDALEEFLHDHAGRFPRTALRYAIERFEPARRKYYLAL; this is encoded by the coding sequence ATGACTTACGAAGACGTTAAAGCTGAGTTACTGGCGCTGGGCAATCCCGAAAAAGCCAGCTTTTTTAAACGGTTTTTCAAAACGGGGCCGGGGCAATACGGTGAAGGGGATCAATTTCTGGGTATTTCCGTGCCGCCCCAGCGCGTTGTTGCTCAAAAATACCGGCTGCTGCCGCTCGACGAAACCGAAAAGCTCGTCCGCGACCCGTTTCATGAGTGCCGTCTGACGGGCTTGATTATCTGGACCAACCAGGCCCGGCGCTCCGGGGAGGCAAACCGCAAACTTATTTTTGATTATTATCTCCGGAATAAATCGTTTGTTAACAACTGGGATCTGGTTGATACGAGTTGTCCGGAAATCGTCGGAACGTATTTGCTCGACAAAGACCGTAGCGTTTTGTACGAACTCGTGGGGGAGAACCAGTTGTGGTCGCAGCGGATCGCGATGGTGTCGACGATCGCATTTATCCGCAAAAATCAGTTTCAAGACGCTTTTCAGCTGGCTGAGCGGTTGCTGGATCACCGGCACGATTTGATGCACAAAGCCGTTGGCTGGATGCTGCGGGAGGTCGGAAAAAAGAATTCGGACGCCCTTGAGGAGTTTCTGCACGACCATGCCGGACGGTTTCCGCGCACGGCTCTGCGTTACGCAATCGAGCGATTTGAACCCGCCCGCCGAAAGTACTATCTTGCACTATAA
- a CDS encoding NADPH-dependent FMN reductase: MNTNPTEPISESPIIIIVGTNRKNSMSRHIADYYHGIFEQLGVSSQVLDLSGLPPDFVTTALYENTGKNPEFNRYKEVVERAKKMVFIVPEYNNSYPGVLKAFIDGMSYPSGLANKKLALVGLSANHQGGALALSHLSDIFSYLGSNALALRVKLANIRNHWKEGALEGDLYNMLLRQQAQQLIDF; this comes from the coding sequence ATGAATACAAACCCTACCGAACCGATAAGCGAAAGTCCCATCATCATCATTGTCGGCACAAACCGCAAAAATTCCATGTCGCGCCACATCGCCGATTATTACCACGGAATTTTCGAACAACTGGGCGTCTCGAGTCAAGTTCTCGATCTGAGCGGCCTTCCCCCCGATTTTGTGACGACGGCTTTGTACGAAAATACGGGAAAAAATCCTGAATTCAACCGGTACAAAGAGGTAGTGGAGCGGGCCAAAAAGATGGTGTTTATCGTTCCGGAATACAACAACTCCTACCCGGGCGTGCTGAAGGCGTTTATCGACGGCATGAGCTATCCCAGCGGTTTGGCCAACAAAAAACTCGCGCTGGTGGGCCTGTCGGCCAATCATCAGGGGGGGGCTCTGGCACTCAGTCATCTAAGCGATATTTTCAGTTACCTGGGTTCAAATGCCCTGGCGTTGCGCGTGAAGCTGGCCAATATCCGAAACCACTGGAAGGAAGGTGCCCTGGAGGGCGACTTGTACAACATGCTGTTGCGGCAGCAGGCCCAGCAGTTGATCGACTTTTGA
- the ftsZ gene encoding cell division protein FtsZ: protein MPEALEYGIRFEFADEEEEPIIKVIGVGGGGSNAVNHMFRMGVNDVDFIVCNTDRQALTNSPVKTKIQLGALLTSGLGAGTNPEVGRQAALENAEDIRKVLNEPTKMVFITAGMGGGTGTGAAPVIAQIAREMGLLTIAVVTAPFDFEGIEKLDQAMRGIDELKEYCDTVLVILNDKLAEIFEDFPMDQAFAKADDVLANAVKSIAEIITVQGEINVDFMDVKRVLEGAGQAVMGSADAVGENRALTAIQDALNSPLLNDRDIRGAKRILLTMASGPDARTTMRELQVITGYIKEKIGKDKQAHLFKYGTIKDEKLGKNLRVTVIAAGFDLPSERPDFPPKDWSQRMPLKEHEEVLDELPLVEEDVKPEMQTVDEVENPLTPTSGDMHAPAPVPVPVYDETPTRGDYPNLDEGFLVEEKREDDLLQIQKMVESFVQVRYSDRERELETPAFARQKVTLYELPLLNEKDFIRSRLND, encoded by the coding sequence ATGCCAGAGGCATTGGAGTACGGCATAAGGTTCGAATTCGCCGACGAGGAAGAGGAACCAATTATTAAAGTAATCGGCGTCGGTGGGGGCGGTAGCAATGCCGTCAATCACATGTTCCGGATGGGCGTTAATGATGTCGATTTTATTGTTTGCAATACCGACCGCCAGGCGCTGACCAATAGCCCCGTTAAAACGAAAATTCAACTCGGGGCGCTGCTAACGTCTGGTCTGGGTGCCGGAACCAACCCGGAAGTGGGTCGTCAGGCGGCTCTGGAAAATGCCGAAGACATCCGGAAAGTACTCAATGAACCCACCAAAATGGTGTTCATTACGGCTGGTATGGGTGGGGGAACCGGTACGGGTGCGGCTCCGGTTATCGCGCAGATTGCCCGGGAAATGGGCTTGCTGACGATTGCCGTCGTAACGGCTCCGTTCGATTTCGAAGGTATCGAGAAGCTGGACCAGGCCATGCGCGGTATCGATGAGTTGAAAGAATACTGCGACACCGTACTGGTGATCCTGAACGATAAACTGGCGGAAATCTTCGAAGATTTCCCGATGGATCAGGCGTTTGCCAAAGCCGATGATGTACTGGCGAATGCCGTTAAAAGTATTGCCGAAATCATTACCGTGCAGGGCGAAATCAACGTCGATTTTATGGACGTGAAGCGGGTGCTGGAAGGCGCCGGTCAGGCCGTGATGGGTTCCGCCGACGCGGTGGGCGAAAACCGGGCTTTGACGGCCATTCAGGATGCGCTCAATTCACCGCTGCTCAACGACCGCGACATTCGGGGTGCCAAACGGATTCTGCTTACGATGGCTTCGGGGCCGGATGCGCGCACGACCATGCGAGAATTGCAGGTTATTACGGGGTACATTAAAGAGAAAATCGGGAAAGACAAGCAGGCGCACCTGTTCAAATACGGAACCATCAAGGACGAAAAGCTGGGCAAGAACCTTCGCGTAACGGTTATTGCGGCAGGCTTCGATCTGCCGTCGGAACGGCCGGATTTTCCGCCCAAAGACTGGTCACAGCGTATGCCCCTGAAGGAGCATGAGGAAGTGCTGGATGAGTTGCCGCTGGTGGAGGAAGACGTAAAGCCGGAAATGCAGACGGTAGACGAGGTTGAAAATCCGCTTACGCCAACTTCCGGGGATATGCACGCACCTGCGCCCGTACCCGTTCCGGTTTATGACGAAACGCCAACGCGGGGTGATTATCCAAACCTGGATGAGGGCTTTCTGGTGGAGGAAAAGCGGGAGGATGATCTGCTGCAAATTCAGAAAATGGTCGAAAGCTTCGTGCAGGTTCGCTATTCGGATCGGGAACGGGAATTGGAAACCCCGGCCTTTGCCCGCCAGAAAGTGACCTTGTATGAACTGCCGCTTCTGAACGAAAAAGACTTTATCCGAAGTCGGTTGAATGACTAA
- the ftsA gene encoding cell division protein FtsA, translating to MIPKQEEIIVGLDIGSTKVCAVAGRLIRNNDHARLDVLGVGKAISKGVTKGSVVNIGQTVEAINRAVEEAAGQANIDIHVVNVSFSGQNITARRQHGSITRTSPGDEVVADDIDHLVGDMYRSVLPAGSEIVHVLPMDFTVDSESNIDYPVGRIGVKLEADFQVITAQTSSASYTRKCIQRARSVSPSREPLENDKFLLAPLASALAVLTEEEKHAGVALVDIGGGTTEIAIYHKNVLRHVAVIPYAGNSLTSDLEIGCRVLPTQAELLKTKFGSADPSDFRLNEVVAVPNLSGRPPKDILLKNVALVIEARLKEIAAMVQAEIIRSGYRDKLVAGVVLTGGTAAISGIERIFERVTSLDVRIGFPDQLEHNVKADLVSDPAFATAVGLVWAGFKRLDDRIPLHTSVLQPAVSHPSNGHGNLGQGAGKSTKEPEKKKEKGGGILDWFRKVLTDDISKDLGPDDRYNQ from the coding sequence ATGATACCCAAGCAGGAAGAAATTATAGTAGGACTGGACATCGGCAGCACCAAAGTGTGCGCCGTGGCTGGCCGCCTTATCCGCAATAACGATCACGCCCGCTTGGATGTTCTGGGCGTGGGGAAAGCCATCTCGAAAGGAGTTACGAAAGGTTCCGTTGTTAATATTGGCCAAACCGTCGAAGCAATCAACCGTGCCGTTGAAGAAGCCGCCGGGCAAGCCAACATCGATATTCACGTTGTTAATGTCAGTTTTTCGGGGCAAAACATAACGGCTCGTCGGCAGCATGGAAGCATCACCCGTACCTCGCCCGGCGACGAAGTAGTGGCCGACGACATTGATCACCTGGTTGGTGATATGTACCGTTCGGTGTTGCCGGCCGGTTCGGAAATCGTGCACGTCCTGCCGATGGATTTCACAGTCGACAGCGAATCCAACATCGACTATCCCGTGGGGCGGATTGGCGTCAAGCTTGAGGCTGATTTTCAGGTCATCACGGCTCAGACGAGTTCGGCTTCGTATACACGTAAGTGTATTCAGCGCGCCCGGTCGGTATCGCCCAGCCGCGAACCGCTGGAAAACGATAAATTTCTGCTCGCTCCCCTGGCATCGGCCCTGGCCGTGTTGACCGAAGAAGAGAAACACGCCGGTGTGGCGCTGGTTGACATCGGGGGCGGGACGACCGAAATTGCGATTTACCACAAAAATGTTCTGCGGCACGTTGCCGTCATTCCGTACGCCGGCAACAGCCTGACATCGGATCTGGAGATCGGTTGCCGGGTTTTGCCGACGCAGGCCGAACTCCTGAAAACCAAGTTCGGGAGCGCCGATCCGAGTGATTTCCGGTTGAACGAGGTGGTTGCCGTACCGAATCTGAGCGGCCGCCCGCCCAAGGATATTCTCCTGAAAAACGTTGCGCTGGTGATCGAAGCCCGTCTGAAAGAGATTGCGGCCATGGTACAGGCCGAAATCATTCGGTCCGGCTACCGCGATAAACTGGTCGCCGGGGTTGTGCTGACGGGGGGGACAGCCGCTATTTCGGGTATTGAGCGGATTTTCGAGCGTGTTACAAGCCTGGACGTCCGGATCGGATTTCCGGATCAGCTCGAACACAACGTCAAGGCCGACCTGGTGAGCGACCCGGCTTTTGCTACGGCGGTTGGCCTGGTTTGGGCCGGTTTCAAGCGGCTCGACGACCGGATTCCGCTGCATACTTCGGTCCTGCAACCGGCGGTCAGCCATCCCAGCAACGGGCACGGCAACCTGGGGCAGGGAGCCGGGAAAAGCACCAAAGAACCCGAAAAGAAAAAAGAAAAAGGAGGTGGTATCCTGGATTGGTTCCGCAAGGTCCTGACCGACGATATTAGCAAAGATCTCGGACCCGACGACCGGTACAATCAATAA
- a CDS encoding cell division protein FtsQ/DivIB, translated as MLTVAGFAVLVGLIAFTEHRQTHRQCEGIDIRMDEVDGHRFLNRNDVMRTLTNDGADPLLGDDFASMNLKRLEKRLERNGLVKSCELFRDLKGTLIVAIKQQRPIARLVPDGEEDKSAFAGYYLTEEGRWFPLSMNYTARVVLLSGSYFSQRQSLTTEKYQPLLALLKQIETDPFWKAQVAQVVVDKNREVTLVPQVGDCLIEIGQPVDLEMKLEKIKLFYKHILPLKGWDRYRKVSVQYRNQIVCE; from the coding sequence TTGCTAACCGTAGCAGGTTTTGCCGTTTTGGTGGGGCTAATCGCCTTTACCGAGCACCGGCAGACCCATCGGCAGTGCGAAGGGATCGACATCCGGATGGATGAAGTGGACGGGCATCGATTTCTGAACCGGAACGATGTGATGCGTACACTGACCAACGACGGGGCAGACCCTCTGCTGGGCGATGATTTCGCCAGCATGAATCTGAAGCGACTGGAAAAGCGCCTGGAACGAAACGGTCTGGTGAAGAGCTGCGAACTGTTTCGGGATTTGAAGGGCACGCTCATCGTCGCCATCAAGCAGCAGCGGCCCATCGCCCGGCTGGTGCCCGATGGCGAGGAAGATAAATCGGCGTTTGCCGGTTACTACCTGACGGAAGAAGGCCGCTGGTTTCCGCTTTCGATGAATTATACGGCGCGGGTCGTGTTGTTGTCCGGTTCTTACTTCAGCCAGCGGCAGTCGCTGACCACCGAAAAGTACCAGCCTTTGCTGGCGTTGCTGAAGCAGATTGAAACGGACCCGTTCTGGAAAGCGCAGGTGGCGCAGGTGGTTGTCGACAAAAACCGGGAAGTAACGCTGGTTCCGCAGGTGGGCGACTGCCTGATTGAAATCGGTCAGCCCGTTGATCTGGAGATGAAACTTGAGAAAATAAAATTATTTTACAAACACATCCTGCCCTTGAAAGGCTGGGACCGATACCGGAAGGTAAGTGTACAGTACCGTAACCAGATAGTGTGCGAATGA
- the murC gene encoding UDP-N-acetylmuramate--L-alanine ligase — MTLDNIRYVYFLGIGGIGMSALARWFLVNGYEVAGYDKTSTPLTDALQQEGMVIHFVEDVEQIPVHFRENRSETLIIYTPAVPKNHQEYIYLTEQGFTLQKRSQVLGLLASRMTTVAIAGTHGKTTTSSMVAHILRDAGVNCAAFLGGITQNYGTNFLLNEPTEDLSNVICVVEADEFDRSFLTLFPQVAIVTSTDADHLDIYGNHDSVLESFRAFVGQIKPDGALFMKKGLALADHTPATVYEYSLNEGPYHSRNLRIENACFVFDIVHPDGVIEGVSLQVPGFHNAENAVAAAAAALQVGVEPEAIGRALGNYKGVKRRFEYILKSKNTIFIDDYAHHPAEVSAFLSSLKALYPERKVTAIFQPHLYSRTRDFADEFAESLSLADRVILLDIYPARELPIEGVSADLIFKSITSESKVQCTKAELPDILRNDPPELVATIGAGDIDQMIPVLRNLFQTNQ, encoded by the coding sequence ATGACTTTAGACAACATTCGTTACGTTTATTTTCTGGGAATCGGTGGCATCGGTATGAGTGCGCTGGCGCGCTGGTTTCTGGTGAACGGCTATGAAGTGGCCGGGTACGACAAAACCTCCACGCCCCTGACCGACGCGCTGCAACAGGAGGGCATGGTCATTCATTTCGTGGAAGATGTCGAGCAGATTCCGGTTCACTTTCGGGAAAACCGTTCGGAAACGCTGATCATCTACACGCCCGCCGTTCCGAAAAACCACCAGGAATACATTTACCTGACCGAACAGGGCTTTACCCTGCAGAAACGCTCGCAGGTGCTGGGCCTGCTGGCCAGCCGGATGACAACCGTGGCCATCGCCGGAACGCACGGCAAAACCACCACGTCGTCGATGGTAGCCCACATTCTGAGGGATGCCGGGGTAAACTGCGCGGCTTTTCTGGGCGGAATCACCCAGAACTACGGTACCAATTTCCTGCTCAACGAACCAACCGAAGACCTGTCAAACGTCATTTGCGTGGTGGAAGCCGACGAGTTTGACCGCTCGTTTCTGACCTTGTTTCCGCAGGTTGCGATTGTGACTTCAACCGACGCCGACCACCTCGATATTTACGGCAATCATGATTCCGTGCTGGAGTCTTTCCGGGCATTTGTCGGACAGATCAAGCCGGATGGTGCTCTTTTTATGAAAAAAGGGCTGGCGCTGGCCGATCACACACCGGCAACGGTTTACGAATACTCTCTCAACGAAGGCCCGTACCACAGCCGGAATCTGCGGATTGAAAACGCCTGTTTTGTCTTCGATATTGTTCATCCTGACGGGGTTATCGAGGGGGTGAGCCTGCAGGTGCCGGGTTTTCACAACGCTGAAAACGCCGTTGCGGCTGCGGCTGCGGCTCTTCAGGTGGGCGTTGAACCGGAAGCTATCGGGCGGGCGCTCGGAAATTATAAAGGGGTAAAACGTCGCTTTGAATACATACTCAAATCAAAAAATACTATATTTATCGACGATTATGCCCACCATCCGGCGGAAGTTTCTGCCTTTTTGTCCTCATTGAAAGCACTGTATCCGGAGCGCAAGGTGACGGCTATCTTCCAACCCCACCTCTATAGCCGAACCCGGGATTTTGCCGATGAGTTTGCAGAAAGTCTCTCGCTGGCCGACCGCGTGATCCTGCTCGACATTTATCCGGCGCGGGAGTTGCCCATCGAAGGAGTGAGTGCCGACCTGATTTTTAAATCCATTACGTCTGAAAGCAAAGTTCAGTGTACCAAAGCCGAGTTGCCCGACATTCTGCGCAACGATCCGCCCGAACTGGTGGCCACCATCGGCGCGGGCGACATCGATCAGATGATTCCGGTACTGCGAAATTTATTTCAGACCAATCAATAA
- the murG gene encoding undecaprenyldiphospho-muramoylpentapeptide beta-N-acetylglucosaminyltransferase yields MPKRIIISGGGTGGHIYPAIAIANELKTIDPTIEILFVGAEGKMEMEKVPRAGYEIIGLPVVGIKRQLTAENLAFPFKLGRSFWRARQIVQQFRPDAAVGVGGYASGPVLLAASLKGIPTLIQEQNSYAGLTNKLLSRKARTICVAYPGMEAFFPESKLILTGNPVRTDIMQASMKRAEGLSFFKLEPDRKTLLIIGGSQGARTINESVEKDLNALIESGYQVVWQTGTAFIERARKAIADAGTDRIKAFDFVYEMDLAYAAADVVVSRAGALSISELCLVTKPAILVPLPTAAEDHQTKNALSLVNRNAALLVKDRDAATELIPAALRLLADAGQQHTLSQNISGLARPKAAREIAEEVLRLIK; encoded by the coding sequence ATGCCAAAACGCATTATCATCAGTGGCGGAGGAACCGGCGGACACATTTATCCGGCGATTGCCATTGCCAATGAATTAAAGACCATCGATCCGACCATTGAAATCCTGTTTGTGGGGGCGGAAGGGAAGATGGAAATGGAAAAAGTGCCCCGGGCCGGGTACGAGATCATCGGGTTGCCCGTGGTCGGTATCAAACGCCAGCTGACGGCCGAAAACCTGGCTTTTCCGTTCAAGCTCGGCCGGAGCTTCTGGCGGGCCCGCCAGATCGTTCAGCAATTTCGGCCCGATGCAGCCGTCGGGGTGGGTGGGTACGCCAGCGGACCGGTTTTGCTGGCGGCTTCGTTGAAAGGCATTCCCACGCTGATTCAGGAACAAAACTCCTACGCCGGGTTAACCAACAAATTGCTGTCTCGCAAGGCGCGGACCATTTGCGTGGCTTATCCGGGGATGGAAGCATTTTTTCCCGAAAGTAAACTGATCTTAACCGGCAACCCGGTCCGCACGGATATTATGCAGGCGAGTATGAAACGGGCCGAAGGGCTGTCGTTTTTCAAGCTGGAACCGGACCGCAAAACGCTGCTCATCATTGGCGGTAGCCAAGGAGCGCGAACCATCAACGAAAGCGTTGAGAAAGACCTGAATGCCTTGATCGAATCGGGTTACCAGGTCGTGTGGCAAACCGGGACGGCATTTATCGAGCGAGCCCGCAAAGCCATCGCTGATGCGGGAACGGACCGCATTAAAGCTTTCGACTTTGTCTACGAAATGGATCTGGCGTACGCGGCAGCCGACGTGGTGGTTTCGCGGGCGGGTGCGCTGTCGATTTCTGAACTGTGTCTGGTGACAAAACCCGCCATTCTGGTACCGTTGCCGACGGCAGCCGAAGACCATCAGACGAAAAACGCGTTGAGCCTGGTGAACCGGAATGCGGCTTTGCTGGTCAAAGACCGTGACGCTGCGACTGAACTGATTCCGGCGGCTCTGCGGCTTTTGGCCGATGCCGGGCAGCAGCATACGCTCAGTCAGAACATCAGTGGTCTGGCGCGGCCCAAAGCCGCCCGCGAAATTGCAGAAGAAGTATTGAGACTGATAAAATAA